The genomic stretch AAGGAAAGAGCCGGTACAATTGTCTTTAAGGAGGTCATGAGTTTTAAATTATTCAGTTTCTTCTGCCGGATTTCCTCAAGAAGCAGGGCATAAACAGGAACCGTGGTTTCAAACCCCACTGCTGCAAAGATATATTGGATCTCTCTGTTTTGTTCCGCTTCCGCAACAGCCATAAGCGGAGAATAGAGGATCTTTACCCTGCCTCCTGCCGCCTTTGCTTCAGTCAGGGTCATCTTGCTCCCTTTGACTTTCATCATATCTCCAAAGGTCAGCACGCAATGGTTCTCCTTTAGGGAGTATTCCGTCAGCTTATCAATATAGGCGGAAGGGGTAACACAGACCGGACAGCCTGGTCCTGAAATCAGCTGGATCTTAGGAGAAATCATGGAACGGATGCCGTTTTTAAAGATGCTGGACGTATGGGTCCCGCACACTTCCATGATCTTTACGGGCCTTCCGTCATAATTTTTCAGTTCATCTATCACCTGGTGGATCATATTCTACTGTTCCTCCTGAAGCTGGGAAAAAATCGTGAGAATTTCCTCGGCTACGTCTTCCTTTAAGACATCAATAACACAGCCGGCATGTATGAGAACATAATCTCCTATTTTCGCATCCACCAGCTTTATATTGGCATCGGTGATGTTGTCCATAATATTGACCTTTGCATAATCACCTTTTATCTGAATTATTTTTCCCGGTACTGCTACGCACATGGCATCCTGTCCTTTCCAAATCCATATGATCGGATTTTAAATAGTTATTTCCCAGATAAGCCTGACCCAGGCTCACTCCCCCGTCGTTTGGAGGAACCACACTGTTCAAATAGACGTTAAATCCCTTTTCCTTTAAAAGCCTGACCGTATGCCCTGTCAGCAGGGAATTCTGAAAAACGCCGCCGCTTAAGGCTACAGTATTGCTTAAGCATTCTCTCTCCAGTCTTTCACACACAGATGCTGTGGCTTGTGCCAGAGCAAGATGAAAGCCAAGTGCCAGAGAACCTGTCTCCACCTTATTTCTCATGGTGCTAAGAGCCTCAAAAACCGGACGTGGATCTAATTCAAGGATCCCCTCCCTTTCCTTTATGCCAAAACATAAGTCAGCCGGCTTTATATCCTTTCTTTCTGCAAGCACTGCCTCTTTTTCAAACAATATGGCACATTCCCCTTCATAATGGTTCTCATGGCCGATATTTAAAACAGACGCTGCCGCATCAAACAGGCGTCCCATACTGGAAGTAAAGACCCTGTTGACGTTATGCTCAAGGGCTGCTTTTATCACACAGATTCTCTCATCCTGGACGTAAGCTTCAAGGCCTGCGTGAAGCAGAAAACAGGACGCCGTTTTCTTAGCATCCCTCATTGACCCGTCACCTCCCAGAATGGGAAACATGCTTACATGGGCTGCCCGTATGAAGCCACTTCCTTCACAGATAAGAAACTCTCCGCCCCATATATTCCCATCGGTTCCATAGCCTGTCCCGTCAAAAGCAACTCCGATCACAGGCCCCTTTAAATCGTGTTCAGCCATGACCGACGCAATATGAGCATGGTGGTGCTGCACCTTAAGAACGGGGAGACCCAGAGTTTTAGCAAAATGCGTGGAGTGGTAGTTTGGATGGAGATCGCATACCGCTAACCCTGGAGCCATTCGTAACAGCCTGGCCAGATCTTCATAGGATCTTTGATATTCCTCCATCACTGTTTCTTCCTCCAGGTCTCCGAAATACTGGGATACCACTGCATTTCCTTTTTGACAGAGGCAGAAGGCGGCCTTTAAATCTCCTCCCGCCGCAAAAACTCCGGTGTTGGTCCCGCTTTCCTTTCCTTCTTCCTTAGAAAGAAAAACAGGATAAGGGACATAGCCTCTGCTTCTTCGGATCAGCTGGGGCTTACCCTCTATGATTTTGGCAACAGAATCATCCACGGAACGGACGATCCTTCTTTTATTATATAATACTCCGCTTAAATAAGGGGAGGAGAGAGCCAGCATGGGGCCATCCTCCCGAATAACAGGCTGCCCGGAAAAATTGGCGCTCGTCATGATAAGAGGCCCAAGTTCTGCAGTCAGCATATATTGAAGAGGTGTATAAGGCAGAAAAGCACCGCAATAAAGACTTCCATTCCCCGTGGAAGGTGCCATAGGATCCTGTTCCATGGATAGCAGCACGATTGGCCTTGCTTTTGATTCCAGCAATGTCTTTTCTTCCTCAGAGACCAGACAGAACTTTCTTATCTCCGAAATTCCCGGGAACATGACTGCAAAAGGCTTTTCCTCCCTCCCCTTTAATTTTCGAAGCCGGTTCACGGTTTCTTCCAAAAAAGGAGAACAAACCAGATGAAAGCCTCCGATCCCCTTAACTGCAACAATTCCTCCTTGTGACAGAACCTTTACCGTCTTTTCAAACGCTTCTCTTTCTGACAGTTCATGAAAGCCATTTTCCTTATCCTGATAGATTAAGTAAGGGCCGCAGTCATTGCAGGAAATGGTCTGTGCGTGAAAACGCCTGCTTTCCGGTGAGGTATATTCTTCCCGGCAGGCATCGCACATAGGAAAGTCCTCCATGGATGTCCGGTTTCTGTCATAAGGCAGGTCTTCCATTATGGTATATCTGGGGCCGCAGGACATACAGCTGATAAAGGGATTCTGATATCTTCTGTCCGATGCTTGGGAAAGCTCTCTCATGCATTCCGGACAAACCGGAAGGTCCGGCGGGATCACTAATATTTCCACACTGGACTCACTCTTTATAATGAGAAAATCTTCAAACTCCTGGAAGGGAAGTAACTCTGCTTCCATCTTTATGATTTCATAGCCGCCCCTCTTGTTTTCCTTAAGGCCAGATAGAAACCGGCCAAGAACTGCCTCTTCAGACTGTGCCACGATCTCAACATAGCCACCCACGTTGCGGACCGTTCCCTTTATCCCGTATTGTTTGGCTGCACGATAAACAAGGGGCCGGAATCCAACCCCTTGTACAATGCCGTAAACCTTTATTATTTTTGTAATGACCTTGTTTTTTCCACAATCCATTCTACTACCTTTTCGTAACCTTCTTCTGTCTTTCCAGATACCTTGATCACCGGAGCCGTTTGATTCAAAGCCCGGACTCCCTTCATAAAAAAGTCCTCGTCAAAATCAATATATGGCAGAAGATCACATTTATTCAGCAAAATCAGATCAGCCTTTTCAAATGCCAGGGGATATTTATATGGCTTGTCACTGCCCTCTGTTACGGTTGAAATCAGCATCTTTGCGTGTTCACCGATCATGAATTCGGCAGGACACACTAAATTGCCGATATTTTCAATAAACAGAATTCCATCGCTGATCTTCAGTTCATCCACCGCAGCTCCGATCAGGGGCGAATCCAGATGGCAGGCTCCGCCTGTATTGATCTGAATGGCCTTTACCCCAAGGGACTGAAGGGTTTTTGTATCAAAGTCCGCCTCAATATCTCCTTCGATGACATAAGAGGTCACATCCGTAAGGCGTTTGATAATCTGTATCAGGGAAGTGGTTTTTCCCGCTCCCGGTGCTCCCATTACATTGATGGCATAAATACCGTTATTTGTTAATGATGCATTGATCTGTGATGCAACCTGGTCATTCTTGTCGTAGACCGACTGCATGATTTCTATTTCCCTGTTCTCAGACATCGTTTCCTCCATTTCTAAACTTCAATCGACTTAATATAAAATTCCTGTCCGATATCTGTGGGCCGTCCTTCTCCTTTACAAAAAGGACATTCAAAGGTGAAGGGCTTCCGGACAAATAATTTCCCGCAGGTGCTGCATTTCAGCTCAGGTGTTACCCTTTTAATATGAAGTTTTGCTTTTTCACAGGGAGTTCCTTCCGCTATTATGTCAAAATAAAGTTCAATGGAACTGGCCACATAACCGCAGGTATCTCCCACCACCAGATTGATGACCTTTACTTCCTCTGCGTGGTGCTTTTCAGCATATTCTCCGGCAATTTCTATGATTCGCTGGGTGATTGGGTATTCATGCATTTCACATATTCATCCCTTACATTTCCGTATGATGGCTTTGTGTATTGATTTTCCATCCTCAGACATTTCTTCGGACATACTTCACTGCAATAACCGCATTGAATACACTGAAGCCTCTCAATGCTCCAAAGAGCTTTCGATTTATCTGTCTGAATGGCTCCTGTAGGACACTTTCTTTCGCACATCCCGCAGAATATACAATCATCCACCGATATCTCGATTTTTCCTCTGGTGCGTTCATATGTTTCCTTTCGCTTAACCGGATATGGAACCGTATAGGGACCATGTAACAGGTTTTTTAAAAGCGTCTTTGACATCCTTAATATAGACATACTATCCTCAATTCCGCTGTTCTTCCCAGCAATGATATCTATGAACCGGGCCGATCATCGCTCGGTACAGCTGATGCATGGATCAATGGTAAGGATCAGAATCGGCACATCGGCAAGAGAACAGTTCTTTAAAGTCTCCAGCAAGGCCGGGACATTGGCAAAGGTAGGAGTACGGACCCTGACTCTGTCTAAGAATTTTGTTCCGTTTGCCTTTGTATAATAAAGCACCTCTCCTCTCGGCTGCTCCAAACGGGTAAAATGCTCTCCCTTTGGATTTCCCGTTACCTTTCTTTTCACCTCACCATCGGGTATGATGGCAATGCACTGCCTGATAAGATCAATGGACTGGAACAGTTCCCCGATCCGGACTTTGGTTCTTGCATAGCAGTCCCCGCCCTGATCTGTGATCGGCTTAAAATCCAGTTGACCATATGCCGCATATCCCTGAGACCTTATATCCATTTCAATCCCGCTGGCCCTTGCCATGGGACCGACGGCTCCCAGTTCGAACGCTGCTTCCTTAGACAGTACGCCAACTCCTTTTGTGCGGAGTTTTACGGTGGAATCGTTTAAAAATACGGCGGCAGCCTCCTTTAATTCCTTCTCCATGCCGGTTAAGACCTCTTTCATCTTGTTTAAGGTCTCAGAAGAGATATCCTTTTTCACACCGCCGACATCGCATACGGAAAATATGACCCTGCCTCCGGTAGTCTCTTCAAAAATGTCTAAAACCTGCTCTCTTAACTTCCAGGAATGCATGAACAGGCTTTCAAATCCAAAGGCATCTGCCAGAAGGCCCAGCCATAAAAGATGGCTGTGCAGACGGGACAGCTCTGCCCATATGGTCCGCAGGAATTTTGCCCGCTCCGGAATTTCCACCTCCATAATGCTCTCTATAGACATACAGTATCCCATGCCATGCATAAAGGAACAGATGCCGCAGATCCGCTCCGCAACATAGACATACTGCTGATAATCCTTCTTTTCTACCAGTTTTTCCAGACCTCTGTGAATATATCCGATTCTGGGGATCGCCTCAATAACCCTTTCATCCTCCAAAACCAGATCCAGATGGATCGGTTCCGGAAGCACCGGATGCTGAGGACCAAACGGAACAATTGTCCTGTTTCCCATAAGTAGCCTCCATTCTGACGCCAGATGGCATCATACCTAATCGTTCATATGAAACGGTGTTTTGACCGGGATCTTATATAAGTTATCGTTAAAGTCCGGCGTTATACCCGTGATCTTTACCCCGAACAGTTCCTTTATCTCATTTTCATACAGAAAGGAATACGGATATATAATACTGATACTAGGCAGTTCCGTCTCTGTATCGGTTAAGATCCGAAGGTTTATAAGATCATGATCCTTATCAA from Lacrimispora sphenoides JCM 1415 encodes the following:
- a CDS encoding HypC/HybG/HupF family hydrogenase formation chaperone; translated protein: MCVAVPGKIIQIKGDYAKVNIMDNITDANIKLVDAKIGDYVLIHAGCVIDVLKEDVAEEILTIFSQLQEEQ
- the hypF gene encoding carbamoyltransferase HypF translates to MDCGKNKVITKIIKVYGIVQGVGFRPLVYRAAKQYGIKGTVRNVGGYVEIVAQSEEAVLGRFLSGLKENKRGGYEIIKMEAELLPFQEFEDFLIIKSESSVEILVIPPDLPVCPECMRELSQASDRRYQNPFISCMSCGPRYTIMEDLPYDRNRTSMEDFPMCDACREEYTSPESRRFHAQTISCNDCGPYLIYQDKENGFHELSEREAFEKTVKVLSQGGIVAVKGIGGFHLVCSPFLEETVNRLRKLKGREEKPFAVMFPGISEIRKFCLVSEEEKTLLESKARPIVLLSMEQDPMAPSTGNGSLYCGAFLPYTPLQYMLTAELGPLIMTSANFSGQPVIREDGPMLALSSPYLSGVLYNKRRIVRSVDDSVAKIIEGKPQLIRRSRGYVPYPVFLSKEEGKESGTNTGVFAAGGDLKAAFCLCQKGNAVVSQYFGDLEEETVMEEYQRSYEDLARLLRMAPGLAVCDLHPNYHSTHFAKTLGLPVLKVQHHHAHIASVMAEHDLKGPVIGVAFDGTGYGTDGNIWGGEFLICEGSGFIRAAHVSMFPILGGDGSMRDAKKTASCFLLHAGLEAYVQDERICVIKAALEHNVNRVFTSSMGRLFDAAASVLNIGHENHYEGECAILFEKEAVLAERKDIKPADLCFGIKEREGILELDPRPVFEALSTMRNKVETGSLALGFHLALAQATASVCERLERECLSNTVALSGGVFQNSLLTGHTVRLLKEKGFNVYLNSVVPPNDGGVSLGQAYLGNNYLKSDHMDLERTGCHVRSSTGKNNSDKR
- the hypB gene encoding hydrogenase nickel incorporation protein HypB; translation: MSENREIEIMQSVYDKNDQVASQINASLTNNGIYAINVMGAPGAGKTTSLIQIIKRLTDVTSYVIEGDIEADFDTKTLQSLGVKAIQINTGGACHLDSPLIGAAVDELKISDGILFIENIGNLVCPAEFMIGEHAKMLISTVTEGSDKPYKYPLAFEKADLILLNKCDLLPYIDFDEDFFMKGVRALNQTAPVIKVSGKTEEGYEKVVEWIVEKTRSLQK
- a CDS encoding hydrogenase maturation nickel metallochaperone HypA — translated: MHEYPITQRIIEIAGEYAEKHHAEEVKVINLVVGDTCGYVASSIELYFDIIAEGTPCEKAKLHIKRVTPELKCSTCGKLFVRKPFTFECPFCKGEGRPTDIGQEFYIKSIEV
- a CDS encoding 4Fe-4S dicluster domain-containing protein — translated: MSILRMSKTLLKNLLHGPYTVPYPVKRKETYERTRGKIEISVDDCIFCGMCERKCPTGAIQTDKSKALWSIERLQCIQCGYCSEVCPKKCLRMENQYTKPSYGNVRDEYVKCMNTQSPSES
- a CDS encoding nickel-dependent hydrogenase large subunit gives rise to the protein MGNRTIVPFGPQHPVLPEPIHLDLVLEDERVIEAIPRIGYIHRGLEKLVEKKDYQQYVYVAERICGICSFMHGMGYCMSIESIMEVEIPERAKFLRTIWAELSRLHSHLLWLGLLADAFGFESLFMHSWKLREQVLDIFEETTGGRVIFSVCDVGGVKKDISSETLNKMKEVLTGMEKELKEAAAVFLNDSTVKLRTKGVGVLSKEAAFELGAVGPMARASGIEMDIRSQGYAAYGQLDFKPITDQGGDCYARTKVRIGELFQSIDLIRQCIAIIPDGEVKRKVTGNPKGEHFTRLEQPRGEVLYYTKANGTKFLDRVRVRTPTFANVPALLETLKNCSLADVPILILTIDPCISCTER
- a CDS encoding NADH-quinone oxidoreductase subunit C, whose translation is MAEQILKEISANDLLAETLKIKNDGYRLVAVTCTNKDGMELTYSFDKDHDLINLRILTDTETELPSISIIYPYSFLYENEIKELFGVKITGITPDFNDNLYKIPVKTPFHMND